CGTAACCGTAATTCCCTTTCTCATAATTTTCCTTCATTCTTTCAATATCTGCTTTTTGAGCAAGAAGGGAATACAATGCAAAAACAGTGTCATTTGTGGGATCTTTTGGCTCTTCCAAGGGTGTGCTGTCTGTCATTATCCCCATGATCTGTTTCCGTAGTTTTTTGTCTGGGAGGAATATATTGATAAGGTTTCCCTTGCTTTTACTCATCTTTTCCCCGTCTGTTCCCGGAATGTACATTGTTTCTTCCTGAACCTGGGCCTCTGGAAGCACAAAAGTTTCTCCGAGTTGAGCGTGAAAACGCGAAGCCACATCACGAGTCATTTCCAGATGTTGCAACTGATCTTTCCCCACGGGCACAATATTGGCATCATAGAGAAGAATATCGGCGGCCATGAGCATGGGATAGGTGAAGAGTCCTGCATTCACGTCTTCAAGTCGATCGGCCTTATCTTTGAATGAATGCGCCAAGGTGAGCCGTTGATAAGGAAAAAAGCAACTCAAATACCAGGATAATTCTGTCACTTGCGACACATCACTCTGGCGGTAGAAGACTGTTTTATTTACATCTAATCCAAATGCCAGCCAAGCAGCGGCCGTTGCATAGGTGTTGTTACGCAGTTCGGATCCGCTTTTGATTTGGGTAAGCGAATGCATGTC
This DNA window, taken from Muriicola soli, encodes the following:
- the trpS gene encoding tryptophan--tRNA ligase — translated: MARILTGIQSTGTPHLGNILGAIIPAIKMAENPKNESFLFIADMHSLTQIKSGSELRNNTYATAAAWLAFGLDVNKTVFYRQSDVSQVTELSWYLSCFFPYQRLTLAHSFKDKADRLEDVNAGLFTYPMLMAADILLYDANIVPVGKDQLQHLEMTRDVASRFHAQLGETFVLPEAQVQEETMYIPGTDGEKMSKSKGNLINIFLPDKKLRKQIMGIMTDSTPLEEPKDPTNDTVFALYSLLAQKADIERMKENYEKGNYGYGHAKQELYECLISKFEEPRKKFNYYMENHSEIDRLLNLGAEKAQDVASVVLNRVRSKLGY